Below is a genomic region from Eupeodes corollae chromosome 1, idEupCoro1.1, whole genome shotgun sequence.
aatagctttttttttgttaaacattacAAACGATTATTAGTTTCAATTtgactgttttttgtttttaattatttaattttttttttaaatcagctatttttcgaaattcgttaaatataaattgtttttcttttttgcaataTACTGACAggtaaaaatatttctgttttgttaaatatattttcaattagaATACACATACCTACATagtaatggatttttttaaaatttatttttggtagttttgtttaaattttttattttttaattttaaaaattattttgaattaatggCTTATATGTTACAGTTGTTTGAAATAAAGTATCTaagtattttctctttttttctaatcatgtttttttatttttaaacaatttggaattattttgttttattcatttaatttttgttaatttctagTACACTACATAACACGTCTTTGTTATTGTCATTAATGGCTTTTGTCTATTTAGGCTGCAGGCGGGGgagcaatattttaaaatatagataGTTTTgtagtatatttattttatatttttttatcattaaatgttttaaataacgGAAAGATAGATTCGGGCagatatttatataataaaacagaaataaacGAAAACGACAAAAACAAGGCTAAAATTGACAAGCATTTTCATCAGTTTCTAACTTTAGATATTTCCAGGATTTTTACAACACTTCTTTAGcaatatgaataaaattttaaagtcacttaaaatatttaaatcccgtttaaaatttttattctataatttttacaaatggcgGAAAATGTCAATTCCACGAAATAAACGTCAACAATAATTGGGGAGGTTCAGACGACACAAAGGAtttaaaagtaaggcaagtttctagtaggtctgattggccagctgccaaaaaattgctttccaaCTAAGGCAACTTTagtggaaagttgactggaaagttagtcaagaaaaatgttccTTTCAAATCaattccacttatgtcaaaatgacatctGAACTATATaactctgtgatttatttattatatgcgAAATTTGATTCAATGTTTTATgcaaaagggttccttgtcaaattggcaaaggaataatcattttttaaaagtacaaaatacaGGTCGAGATACAATATTAGTTTGCCTGAGGTATGTTTTTTTAGACAGTTGTGTTTTTATCAGTTTTGCAAGTTCCGcgtttaaacattttgacacttgaatttacattaatttacgttcaaagaacgcATTTGCTTTCATGTTGCTTTAACCAGCCCATTATTATGTATACCCTTGAAATCTGACAGCTTTTgcaaaaccttttatttccaATCAGAACTATACCAAAAGCTAAAGAAAAAGCTTTTAGCGGGACAATAAATTTAGCTGATACTGTCATTTTACTTATAGTCTTAAAAGATGCAGGCGTTCAAACTACAGAATAATCTGCTGAATATGataattaaatgtcaaatgcaACAAAGGGATATCTGACATTTTGACTGATCAGAGTTGGTTGTTTATGGATTGGATGAACGCACACACATTAATGTAGCTCTGATTCTAGcttaaaattcgaaatttttaattattctagTTCTTTATTGCCGTAATGGAACGTCAAGGTTTTGCTATAAATTCgatgttttagaaaatatatctCGACGACCtctaatttttgacatttggatattcatcttttttttagtttttttaagttattttattagaatgagactcttatttttttgttttttaaaaatgtaatgttaaaagataattttaattccGATGGAGAATTTTGATGTCGAAAAAAGTGTAAAGTCATCATTTTGACAATTGGATCTcgagaaaacaaatgtttgcaaaataaataacaacaaatctcGACGACCattctattatttttgaaggaaaCTGTTTCCGCCttgtaatttttgacatttggataTTCATCtgtcagtttgttttttattagaatgagacttttattttttttgttttataaaaatgtaatgctAGCAGATAATTTTAATTCCGATGAAGAATTTTGATGTCGAAAAAAGTGTAAAGTCATCATTTTCACAATTGAATCtcgagaaaacaaatttttgcaaaataaataacaacaaatcgCGACGACCGTTCTATTACTTTTGAAGGAAACTGTTTCCGCtttgtaatttttgacatttggataTTCATCCGTCAGTTTTGCgagttatttttattagaataagacattaatttttttgttttataaaaatgtaatgttaACAGATAATTTTAATCCCGATGAAGAACTTTCATATTgacaaagtcaaacttcataaTTTTGACACTAAGATCTCGagttattgatttaaaaacaaaaacttcagaaaaggaaacaaatttttgcaaaataaagaacaaaacaaaatgtaaaaccgtgaacaaaaacataaattgagattcattacttaaaaaattaaaaattaaatgtcaaaccTGCCTGTCATCCATCGCTATACTATACCATCATATCCCAATCACATTGCAATGAATAAAaacttatgtattttttacatttcgTATTTTTCTCCCTCACaaatatttgctatttttttattaatttttttattcacctatatttttttactttttcattttaattgtttgttttgtatgtaagtATGCGCATTTgttacaatataatttaaaaaagaaacaaacaaaattaacatataataatttaagatcCTATGTGCAGTTTTCTTCTCAATCGATTTCGACGTTCTcgattaattttgatttttgctaTTCTAATCGATTCTGGCAATGATGACAATGATGCTGAAGTTGGCAGATAACCCACTGCAACGAGTTTTCCCGTTCCAATTCCACCGGAAATAGTATCATCATCGGCCATAGCATCGTATGTTCCTTCAACAATTTCACCAGCgaaaaaattattgacattGCTTCGATTCGAATtggaattgttgttgttgcccATTGTAATGGCGGTCTTCTTAGCTGTCACAGGAAATGGCGGTGTTGCCATTAATGATGTTTTACTATATGGTAATCTTGATGTTCTTGTTGTTGCGGTAGTTGTTTCTGTTggtgttgttgatgttgattcTGTTGCGGCTGCGTTTGATGCGCTAGttgaaaataattgttgttgttgttgttggaattgTTGAAATTGTTGAAGAGGAGAAGTAGGAGGAGAAGAATGAGTAGTAGTAGAAAATGTAGTTGTTGTAGaagattttttattataatacttttttgtttcactatCCAACAAATTGCTATTGtgtaaatttttattgattttggtGCTGCTAGTGCTATAGTAACTGCTATGTTGATTATTATTGTTAGTACTTAGAGtaacattttcatcaaaattgttGCTAATAGTCGTTAAagttggttttgttgttgttgttgttgtttgttcagTTGTAGATGAGAATCtatcaacattttgtttgttatttgttttcctACTACCACTATTTCTACTActattattgtttatatttaaataactactaatattataattatttctatgatttgttgttgttgttgatttttttgttgctgctgttgtttccAAAATTGTAGATGTAACACTGCTGCCGCTGAAGCCGACGGAGGAGCCAGCACTGGTTACGTTACCAGGGTTGTTATTATTACTGATGttgatattgttaaaaattgtgggTAACTTTTTACTACTGCGACTAAGTTTCTCAATGCCCATGTTGCCATTGtggtaatactttttaaaattactattgtttatatttctatGCCTATTACTACTACTAGTACTATATAGGTATTCAGTCATACTATTATCCAAATTGTTTGGCAAGACAGGCATTGAACTTGCCTCGTCATTCGAGTATTGATCGTTGTGGTTGCGGTAGCTACTTAGGTCCGCGCTATCGATTGTACTACTGCTACTACTTTCACTAGTTGCGTCACTGGTAGTGCTGCTGCTGCCACTGGAATCAGTACTAAAACtgctactactactactactgctGTAATCATCGGTCGAGGTAGAAGAAGTGCCACCAGTTCTGTCATTGCCAATGGGCTCCATCATCATCGCCATCAGTTCATCGCCCAATTGTGGTGTTGGCAATAGTTCATCGAATGACAATGATGATGGCTCATCTAGTGAAATGCTGGTAGACCGTGGATAAACGGAGGTTGATGATGGAAACGATTCGGAAAGGGTTGAGGGAGACGGATTAAtggatgttgatgatgataacAGCAATTCATCGGAAAGTGACGTTGGTGAAGTTTCACTTGATGAAACTGGTTCATCGGACGATGGCGATGAGTATGAGGTATAAGTTGTAGATGCTAGGACTGTCGATGATGATGGTACATTGCCGCCGGCAGATGACATCGATGGCGACACCAATTCCTCAACCATTTGAGGTGACGCCGATGACAATGAAGAAGATGAATCAGATGACAGCAGATTATCTTCTGTACTGGAACTGGCTGTTGGCGTTGTCGATGAACTGCTCATGCTCAACGATTTCTGTTGTTTCTGTTTCGAGGCACGTCTATGTTTTGGGTCTTTTGCATTTGTCACTTGCTGCGCTTGACGGTGCTtgctgttaattttttttcgtctcACCTTGCGACGACTTGGCATTGCTGAAGCTGATACCGAAACAGCAACATCGTCACTAGCTAATGTTGGTGGCGGCAACACAAAAGCACCGACTGGCGATGAACCAGCCATCGATAGTGACAGCGAGGATACTGACGATAGCACCGGTGACATCGGTGAAGACATTGGTAATGGCAATGACACGTCACCATCGGACGTCATTCGTTGCATGCTATTCGTTGATTGCTGTTGCTGATGATTGCGTAATCGTTGGATTTTGTGGTCGCGCTGATATTGCTGACGCCGAGCAATGAAATTAGGATCGTTATGATGATGACGTACTTGATGGTGCTGTGCCGATTGTGGATGCTGATGTATGTTGTGTAACTGTGTGGCTGGCTGTTGCTGTACATTGTTGTTGTGGCTGTTGTTGTGGTTATGATgatttctatgatttatattagtgctacttaaattattatttcctcTACGACTATTACTGGTACTGCTATTACTTAGGTTGCTATTATGGCCGTTTGGTTTTCGAGTGACGGTGGCACTGCCACGGTTCCGGGCAGCTCCTTCTCCGCTTCCAGTTACCACGCGATTCCTGCCGCGTGGCAATGATGACTGTCCACGTCCTTCTGATGAGCTAACTGACACTGATGATGCTAAACTTCCTCCACCCACTAGGCTACTAGCTTTTGACGGTGATGAtaatgatgctgatgctgaagcTGATGAAGAGGATGGTGATGTTGGTGTTGATGTTAGTTTACCTGATGCAGACTTACCAGACTTAGGCAGTCTCTTATAAGAGGAAGAAAATgctgatgatgaagaagaagaagatgatgtGGATGATGATGGTAATGTGTGGTGATGGTGATGTGGGTTGAAGCCATTTggatattgatgaaaaaatcgATCGGCTTCAATTTTCGTAAAGAAATAACAGGCATCTGTGACATTCTTTTTTGGTCCAATTGCTTTACCTCGGTGTGTGAAACCGACGCGGCGGTTTGGATCGACAGCCGATCGATATTCGAAATAACCGTGAACAATGGACTCGTTGAAGTAGCAGGTTTCTTGTAGTTTTctctgaaacaaaaataaaataaacaaaatatttaatattccacaaaaacatatttttcaaatccatttttataaGGTCTTGAAAATTGATGGGGGTGAATGGAAGCACTAAAGTAGTAGGTAAACTACTTAGACATAATTACGCCTCCCCTAGTTTTTCTAATGGAAGGATATTTgtatagaacaaaaataattcgtCTTAATTAAAGTTCGTATAtgtaaatggattttttaaaaattgcttttaactTCCAACTAATGCCCTTGAACttgaaaaagctaaaatttatgttaattttctCTTCAAATAACTCCTAAGCACGCAAATGAAAATAACATGAATTATCGTCTTTTAAAAGTTTGCtttccttcctttttttaaaagtatagttACGAGTCTTAACTCGACTTTTGTATAATGTCCTAATTAGTTTTCCTTCTGTTTtgctatttaaataaaactttaataaaatcctTCCTTCATTTAATTTCTGAGAGgataaatttgaaacatttaaaacaaatctgTTTTGCAAACGGTGCGCTTTTGAATTTTGGAAATTCCATGAATTCCTTCATTTTCCTTATCTCTCAAATTCAGTACCTTAACTACACGCAATTCCCATTAACGGTTGAGAGTTAAATTCCATGACAttgatttgttaaaagaaaacaagGCCCGAAAGGTTTTTCACTTCCGAAACACACctattttctgttgaaaaacattacattttgtgtttttttttttagaaagaaaaaaaattaaattaaaaaccaaaatatttggtAAACAGTTGTGTTCTTGTGGCACACCTTTGAAAAAATGTTGCATATTCCGTACAAATATGAACCAACACAAAGTTTTACTCATGAGCTATTAGGCAAAATATGGCTTTGAATAGATTAAGACTTGTGATTTGTTTTAGTTTCAAAGAataattgtaagaaaatttgtattaaagttgaatttttttgaaatagggATTAAGACAAAATGTCAACATCAATCCCAAGGCCAGTCAAAAATGAGAAATAGAAATTCTTTGCTTACTGTCACTTTGACGTTTgtatatacaaattcaaaaggGGACTCCAAAAGTTATCGTTTAAAATTGATTCATTCTGATGTTGAATAAATCTAAATTCTTTGTATGATGTCACTGTGACGTTTGTATGAAATACTTCAAAAGGGATGTGTTCATTGAATGCACTCCAAAAGTTCTCGTTTACACTTGATTCATTCTGATGTTGAAATAATCCTAATTCTTTGcttactgtcattttgacattttgattcattctgatgttgaaaatttttacaaattggatgaatgaaattaattttagatatatcaagaaccgagcatcaatttttaccaaatttgcgtattatttcttgcagattttatttttttttacgaaaaaacgggcttttggatttttataaaaaaattgctgaatatcgaaaacaatatcttctgtgaaaaaaaatgagtttgaagccaacatttttaacttttgagatgatatttgagtcgaaactcaggttttatcaacttttgttaaattttcttttatttttgtattctttataaaaaaactgtcaatcccatttttctcaaaattttactgaacgttaaaaacaatatttttccaaagataaaagcagtttgaagccaatatctcaaagttttaagaagatatttgagtcgaaaatcagtttttaccaacttttgttaaattttcttttaagtttttattttttgtaaaaaaactgtcaattccatttttctcaaaattttacttaaccctaaaaataacatttttttaaagataaaagtagttaaaagccaatatctcaaagttttgaaaagatatttgagtagaaaatgattttctactaaaatttcttttaagtttttattttttgtaagaaaactgtcaatttgattcttctcaaaattttacttaacgttgaaaacaatattttttaaaatataaaagtagtttaaagccaatatctgaaagttttaaaaagatatttgagtcgaaaatcagtttttaccaatttttattaatttttctctttaggtttttatttttttgtaaaaaaaactgtttattccattttttttcaaaattttactgaacattgaaaataatattttttaaaaaatgaaagtagtttaaagccaatatctgaaagttttgaaaagatatttaagttgaaaatcaattttttatcaacttttggttaaattttcttttaaatttttattttttgtaaaaaaactgtcaattccatttttctcaaaatcttatcatatgttaaaaacgttatttttcgttgcacaaaattgttttggagataaaatcattttttattcgttaaattttcgaggtgacaagttttatttcagttttttttgatctataaaaaaaccgtgaattggatttttttcaaaaattatacttttttggtatcacgtcacaacatataatataaattttaattcaagtctctagcgttttgggttcatgagatatttagggttaaccgaaattttcacctttttttaaaactgatatGGTAGAAAAACCATccttgcaattttcttgagagtccctcctgcatctttctgcattattatctgtataacaaaatttatttgaagtcggaCATCTTTTCTggctcttgagctatagacaacgaaaaaaacgtcgagaacgtacggacgtacgaacgcacgtaaccacgcacgcacagacatctttttaaaaatcttttatttcgactctagagaccttgaaacgtctagaaatgtcaaaattttcaatttgacagatcggacaaattacaataacttcctatggaaaattagtatttttattctttgctTACTGTCACTTTGAGGTTTGTCTTTAAAACTCTTTAGAAGAAATGCGTTCATTGAATGCATTTCAAAAGTTCTCCTTGACACTTTGTTCATTCTGATGTTGAAATAATCTTAGTTCTTTGTTTCCTTTCACTTTGACGTTTTTATGTTTGACTTTAAAAGGATTGGTCTCATAGAATACCCTCTAAAAGTTTTCGTTTACAATTTATTCATTCTGATGTAGCAATAATCTTAATTCTTCGCTTACTGTCACTTTGACGTTTGCatgtaaaacttcaaaaaggatGTGTTCATTGAATGCACTACAAAAGTTCTCGTTTACTCTTGTTCCATTCTGAAGTTGCAATATTCTTAATTCTTCGCTTACTGTCACTTTGACGTTTGTATGTAAAACTCTTCAAAATGGATGTGTTCATTGAATGCACTACAAAACTTCTCGTTTAGACTTGATTTatttagatattaaaataatcttaAGTCTTTGCTAACTGCCACTTTGACGcttatatgaaaaattcaaaagggATGTGTTCATTAGTTCATTCTGAAGTAAAGTCAGTTAAAAGAATTATTGTATCCAATCAAAATAGTCGACTATATTTTATTCTCATCTAACACGAAATGAAGTACAGACGAATAGCCGAAGCAATCTTCAGATCTGCTTTAAAATCTCAAGGCTTTGATATATGAAACTCAATCTTTGCTAGAGAATAGTTGTATGTAGTTATagtaaaatgtttgtgttgccatttatttaaatgtatcatttatttaattgtgaTTAATACGACATACTTGACTCTTgtacttaaaaatgttataataagCATTCGAACCTGTACTTTGTCCATTTACAGGCTTAAGAGCAGGGTGCTTCAGTTTGAGTAGTTATACTCTTGAAAAGTTCTGAAATGAATGAATGTATATTTGCAATTTGAAGGCCTACATATAACtcaaagattaaattagttACATAACTATGTTATGGAAACTTATCATTCccttgaattatattttgtgtaaattaCATTCTTCACAGAATGCAAAAAGTTATCTAAAAGGGTTGCATAAAAGGCTATTATTATCGAACTTGCGGTCTTAGAGGGGATTTCCGATTAGACCAAATCAGACATCACATGCCTTGCCAATTCAAAgttctatatttaaaattaaattaatatttgattaaatcaatataaacattttaaacaaataaacaataagAGTAAgtgttattaacaaaaataaaaaaacaacacaggAAATGTGAATAAGTGGTATGCGAATtgtttacaatttcaaaaaaacattcaaaaccaGTTAAAACCAGAATATTAACATTTGACTGAATGATTCGATAACGTTTGTAGGTTATCAtctttttttctctattttggTTGTTTACTCTTTTTTAGTCAATGGGAAGCTTATTTAGTTTAGTTGAACTCATTGACAAATTAAgagactttaaaatatttttagaaaactccATTGTTATAGCATGACAGTTCTACGAACAGGCCACAAGCTAATCCAAATGATGGAGAAATAATTTGACGTCTAATGTCAGATGGACTGTCATTTTTTCAGGTTTGTAAAAAGCATCTAGTGGTTGAGTTGAAAAATTGAGGTAATGAATTTTTCTAGATTCTGAtctatcaactgtcaaccagattgaccttATTGCGATCGACTCGCGTGACTTCTGCAGTATAAAGGATTTCGGAAAATTCTGAGGGGCAACATTGTTTTGCAGCCATCAGGTAAGCAAGAGACATACAAAACGGTTCGGCGGCGGCGATGAAAGACCAGAGCTATTCTTGAGCTtaacgagcagaagaggaaagaggagcaatggcttcttagacggaattTACAGGGAGCATGAGAActgcgcgatcgaggagatagaagaGTGCCACAACAGAAATATGGTTCATAACTTTCTCATgcagagcgaatggacattaaCGCTTCAGACCAGAAGGTATTTGAATTCAATCCCAAGGAAAGGTGCAGAAGAGAAAGACTGCGACGCACGCTGAGCAGATGGAAGAGGAGCTCAACTTACTGGAGACAGCTATCTAAGGACCTAGCTGGCTGTAGACGCAAAATAGACAATTACAATATTGCAAAACGGAAAATCGAACAGACCTGAATGTCAAAGTATCATATGGTGTAGGTAaatgaattcattttaattttgataaaatgtcaaaggaGGAGTACAgttcttaaattcttaaaattttttcctttgacattaaatcaaaattaaaatgaatttctttgATTCCtaactttcattaattttaacctTATGATATTTTGACATAAAGGTCTGTTCGATTTTTCGTTTTACAATATTTAGTCAATTGTAATTGTGGTCAGTTAAAAAGccattttatgtttcaaatagGCCTATGAACCCTATGATTTATAAAGAATGAgtgattttaaagaaacaacATGCTTAGCGCTAGATCACGAACTTcattcattaatttcaaaattttatactCACCATTCCAACAAGTTTCCAATTGCTGTTGAAACAAAGATACATTTGTGTCTTTTTTGCGTACAGCGTTATTTTGAACACTTGCGTGGACCAAAAGTCTGTTGTGCCGGCTATCgttatattttctgtaaataaaagaaaaaaacaaattaacaaaaatcaataaaaattagcCATCAACGAACAATATTAAATTGCAAACATAATAGACAAacacccatcatcatcatttatcCAATTCGCACTCCTACGCCTCCATTTCAAGGCACAGGATATTGAATCAAATAATGAACCAAGACTTCAATTCGTGACATATTATAGAAGTTATCGAAGTTGTTGAATTTGAGCACACATAACATAACCAATAACCCCAGACCTAAACTATGGAGACTCGTAGTGAAGGCagaatgaaaaatcaattttcattccaatgaagaaaaaaaggtcttttattttcttgtgtCCATAATCACGGTTCTTAGTAGATGTCGCCGACAGAATTATCGGCAGAAGCAGAATTATTCGAGAAACCCAGTGATGGTTTGTGGACTTCCCTTTTTTTTCTCTCCCGCAAATGACATGCCTTCTGGGTTGACTATGACGATGCAATGCGACGACGAACGGCTATGTTTACACTAGTCTTGAGATATCAATATTTGCTTTTCATTAAAACTGATCTTTTGGCAGCATCCAGCGACTGCGACTGCGACAACGATGCGACGACTTCTACTCTCTGTTTGggtttaatttttctgtttagGTTTTCTTGGTCCCCCTTTATTATTGAAGTTCCTCTATGTATGTACGTATAGTGAAGGAGAAGAGAAGCTATTTCCATTTACACTTCTGTGCCAATCTGAAACCTTTGCCGCCCGGCTCGAAGCCTCTCGAAGTCTGGCTTTTGGATTTCTCTATAGCTTGAGCATATTTGTTGTCGCCTTAATGCTTAGTCAGTCAGgcaac
It encodes:
- the LOC129938411 gene encoding serine-rich adhesin for platelets isoform X1 is translated as MLPQLTVYAKIIYLLMVVISGALCTAQDYVIMSQCAHNKAIYLAPEGKVSVTDIPMTQNITIAGTTDFWSTQVFKITLYAKKTQMYLCFNSNWKLVGMRKLQETCYFNESIVHGYFEYRSAVDPNRRVGFTHRGKAIGPKKNVTDACYFFTKIEADRFFHQYPNGFNPHHHHHTLPSSSTSSSSSSSSAFSSSYKRLPKSGKSASGKLTSTPTSPSSSSASASASLSSPSKASSLVGGGSLASSVSVSSSEGRGQSSLPRGRNRVVTGSGEGAARNRGSATVTRKPNGHNSNLSNSSTSNSRRGNNNLSSTNINHRNHHNHNNSHNNNVQQQPATQLHNIHQHPQSAQHHQVRHHHNDPNFIARRQQYQRDHKIQRLRNHQQQQSTNSMQRMTSDGDVSLPLPMSSPMSPVLSSVSSLSLSMAGSSPVGAFVLPPPTLASDDVAVSVSASAMPSRRKVRRKKINSKHRQAQQVTNAKDPKHRRASKQKQQKSLSMSSSSTTPTASSSTEDNLLSSDSSSSLSSASPQMVEELVSPSMSSAGGNVPSSSTVLASTTYTSYSSPSSDEPVSSSETSPTSLSDELLLSSSTSINPSPSTLSESFPSSTSVYPRSTSISLDEPSSLSFDELLPTPQLGDELMAMMMEPIGNDRTGGTSSTSTDDYSSSSSSSSFSTDSSGSSSTTSDATSESSSSSTIDSADLSSYRNHNDQYSNDEASSMPVLPNNLDNSMTEYLYSTSSSNRHRNINNSNFKKYYHNGNMGIEKLSRSSKKLPTIFNNINISNNNNPGNVTSAGSSVGFSGSSVTSTILETTAATKKSTTTTNHRNNYNISSYLNINNNSSRNSGSRKTNNKQNVDRFSSTTEQTTTTTTKPTLTTISNNFDENVTLSTNNNNQHSSYYSTSSTKINKNLHNSNLLDSETKKYYNKKSSTTTTFSTTTHSSPPTSPLQQFQQFQQQQQQLFSTSASNAAATESTSTTPTETTTATTRTSRLPYSKTSLMATPPFPVTAKKTAITMGNNNNSNSNRSNVNNFFAGEIVEGTYDAMADDDTISGGIGTGKLVAVGYLPTSASLSSLPESIRIAKIKINRERRNRLRRKLHIGS
- the LOC129938411 gene encoding serine-rich adhesin for platelets isoform X2, translated to MSNQLRLLIFIVVISGALCTAQDYVIMSQCAHNKAIYLAPEGKVSVTDIPMTQNITIAGTTDFWSTQVFKITLYAKKTQMYLCFNSNWKLVGMRKLQETCYFNESIVHGYFEYRSAVDPNRRVGFTHRGKAIGPKKNVTDACYFFTKIEADRFFHQYPNGFNPHHHHHTLPSSSTSSSSSSSSAFSSSYKRLPKSGKSASGKLTSTPTSPSSSSASASASLSSPSKASSLVGGGSLASSVSVSSSEGRGQSSLPRGRNRVVTGSGEGAARNRGSATVTRKPNGHNSNLSNSSTSNSRRGNNNLSSTNINHRNHHNHNNSHNNNVQQQPATQLHNIHQHPQSAQHHQVRHHHNDPNFIARRQQYQRDHKIQRLRNHQQQQSTNSMQRMTSDGDVSLPLPMSSPMSPVLSSVSSLSLSMAGSSPVGAFVLPPPTLASDDVAVSVSASAMPSRRKVRRKKINSKHRQAQQVTNAKDPKHRRASKQKQQKSLSMSSSSTTPTASSSTEDNLLSSDSSSSLSSASPQMVEELVSPSMSSAGGNVPSSSTVLASTTYTSYSSPSSDEPVSSSETSPTSLSDELLLSSSTSINPSPSTLSESFPSSTSVYPRSTSISLDEPSSLSFDELLPTPQLGDELMAMMMEPIGNDRTGGTSSTSTDDYSSSSSSSSFSTDSSGSSSTTSDATSESSSSSTIDSADLSSYRNHNDQYSNDEASSMPVLPNNLDNSMTEYLYSTSSSNRHRNINNSNFKKYYHNGNMGIEKLSRSSKKLPTIFNNINISNNNNPGNVTSAGSSVGFSGSSVTSTILETTAATKKSTTTTNHRNNYNISSYLNINNNSSRNSGSRKTNNKQNVDRFSSTTEQTTTTTTKPTLTTISNNFDENVTLSTNNNNQHSSYYSTSSTKINKNLHNSNLLDSETKKYYNKKSSTTTTFSTTTHSSPPTSPLQQFQQFQQQQQQLFSTSASNAAATESTSTTPTETTTATTRTSRLPYSKTSLMATPPFPVTAKKTAITMGNNNNSNSNRSNVNNFFAGEIVEGTYDAMADDDTISGGIGTGKLVAVGYLPTSASLSSLPESIRIAKIKINRERRNRLRRKLHIGS